In Rissa tridactyla isolate bRisTri1 chromosome 5, bRisTri1.patW.cur.20221130, whole genome shotgun sequence, the sequence AAATTTTGCTGCGACATGCCCCGCGGACATACACAGGGCTGCCACAGCGGCTTTAAAAACTCCTTCAGCTCTTAAAGACCTTAAGCAAAGCTTCCTGCAGCATCTCAGGgatcagagaaggaaagagaaaaccccAAAAATGGGGCAGAGCCCAAGATACAGTAGCTTCCCGGGGTGCCTGCGTGTGGCAGGGGGGACCTGGCTGCTGCACGGATTTCCTCCCCTTATTTTTATGACGACACATTTCACCCCAGGAAGGCTATCCCGCCTCCTCGCCAGCCAAGTGCCCCTTCTGGGAAGGGAAACGCTATGCCAGCACCTGATCCCGGAGCTTGGCTTTGGCCGTGGTCACGTTTTCCCATTACCTCATGCGTCGTGTCACCTCCACAGTTGGAGCTAACACAGCCATGCTCCTCCCGTGGAAACTGCCATCCAAGAGGGTCACTTCagactgttttttttaatataagtggGTTTCTATTTATCtcaagcttaaaagaaaaaagcaggcatccagaggaaggggggacattagACAGTTCCTATACAGCCACCCCTGTATGTCAGCAGCACTCTCCCAGGCAGATGAGGCACATATAAACCACACggtattgtttattttcttgtctgGGGAACTGAAATGTTGCCAGTATTTTAAGATCACCTCTGAGGATGGAAAGAGGTTTATgagagctgcctctgccccgcGGCGATAGCGGGTGACCTTCCTATGGCACATTAGGCTGGCGTCATATGAAAGGTGGgctgtttttttccatctccaggagaaaaggagagctGCTTGTCCTGGCAGCAGTTGTGCCAGGGGTGTACACGGCAGCAGGCAAGAGCAAAGATCTGGACTCCAGCTCAGAGACTGGAGGCTCTACACATCCTAAAGCCTGTCAACCCAGCTAAAATGTGGCACAGCCAAATAAAGTAAGAGCAACCAAGGTGTCATGTGTCCATCTAATGCAGCCAAGGAGAGGTGAAGAAGAGAGCAAGGGCCTCGAGGTCCATCCCATGGTCAAGTCCCATGGACATCCAGCAGATCCCTTAAGCATCGGGTCGTGGTTATATTTAGTAAGCCACAGATGGACTATTTTGAACCTGTTTATCATCTTGGTGCCCACGATGTCCTGAAGCGCTGAGTTCCAGTTTCACTGATTAGGGCTAAGTATTGCCTTTGGTTTGCCTGAAACTCACTTTCTGGCCATTGCACTGGGCTCCCCCCAGCTCCTGTGAGATGAGAAATGATGAATAATTGGATCCCACTCACCATTTCCACACTCTGATAATTTTGCGGATCTCTCTCCATCCCCTCTTTTATTTCCCACCTGAACCTTACAGCTCATTCCCTGACACTCCCTGAATCACCAGCCGGGCTTAATGCTTCTTTGCACCTCTTTGCCAGCGATTTCGGTGCATTTTGCAGAGGACATGGTGAACAGCCTGCCCCCAACGTGGGGAAGCACTGCTAGACACATTTGCAAGTGATTTGCCCGAGGTAAGGCAATGAGTCATTGCTGGAGCCAGGAATAGCACCGGAGCAGGGCCCCGCTTCAGCCACTGTGCCCTGGCTCAAGTGTTTCTTGGCCCTGTGGACATGGATGCAGTCACTGCTGCACATCCCCAATGGACCCAACCCACCAGCAAGGTCTGTAAGCACATGGAGGCAGGGAAAACATGCAGGTGGAGAGGCCAGGGAGAGGTCCCCTCCTCATTTCTAACTCCTTTGCATCCTACAGCTTCCTCCTGCGGATGCCGTTGCGGAGGTAACCTTCTCATCAGCCACCTTGCACTCAGAAGCGGCAGGTTTGtacctgtaaatatttttatagatgtGTTTTATAGTGGGCTCTGAACCCAAGGGCCAGACTGCCCAGAGAAAACCTTCCCCTCCCCGTTCAAACTGCCAGTGCTGGATACTTGTGGCAATCCGCTCCCCAAAGCATCGCCGCTTGTCCACGATCAGCTCCAAATCGATGCTGGAAATTTGGAAAACTCCAGACAACCAAGCAGAGAAAGCAACAGCCTCCAGCCTTGCTTCACTGGAGGCTTCACCCCACCACAGGGGCTTGGGGGGTCGGGAGGATGCTCAGGGCACCGTGGTGGGGGTGGAAGCACTGCCAGGATCCTTCCGAATCACTGCTCGTGTTGAGTCTGCTCTTAAAACATCACCGTTCGATGAGCCAGTGGGATTTGCAGCGTGGATCTGCCCTCTCCCAGCTCGAATCCATGCCTATCGCATGCTGGCCTGGGTGGGAGCCATGAACTCGGATGACTGAAACGCGGCGAGGGAGCTGGCTGCAGCGTTTGCCTTCTCTTTTTGGCCGCTTGCTCCATCGCAGGAGGAGCAGGCATCCACTTCACGgctccaaatcaaagcaaatACGAAATGCCAGCAGAAAGTATTGCAAAATCAGGCGCggagaggagaggtgggggggggcgggaatagCAAACCCAGCACCTTTCACGCTTCTAGAAGGAACAAGAGCAACAAAAGGcattcacagggaaaaaatagCATAAGGCGAATAAGAGCCTGGGGAGATGTAAATCTGGAAGAACAGCAGCCCACGTTGGGAGGGGAGCCAGAGCCCCACTGCGTTGCTGCGGCCCAAGGGCTGGATCCGGAGAGgtgcccagcatcccccccaccaccaccactccaaGCTCAGCCGTGGGAACTGCGGGGACAAAGCTGaacccggggtggggggcgagggggggaagcaaaggctgtgggcacacgcgtgtgtgcttgcacacgcgtgtgcgcacgTGCACGTGCGTGGGGATGCTGCAGAagaggggcggggtgggggggagaggggatgcgggcagggggtgccagcggcgcggggggggggggatgctgtgcacacacacacgcacgcaagAGCAGCAGGTGCTGCGGGCCCTGCAGCGATTTGTTAAAAATATCGCGATTATTagttaaaaagagagagatggagggggattaaaaaaaaaaaaaaaaaaaaaaaacaaccacatcgagagaaaagggggaggggaagggggggggggagggggagggagggggcagcgcgTCACGGGAGAGATTTCCTTATTGGGACTCCCTTGCCTACATCCTGAGTCCATATATGGGCATTTACGTCACGGCAGCCTCACTGGGGACTCCAGAAATGGCTGCGGCGGAAGGTCGGAGCAGCCCCGCTGCAGCTAtaaagggggcggcggggagggagagcCGGGTGTCCGCACgggctgccgctgctgccggcccctgcctgcaccccctccccCCGGGACCTCACCCCCCTCCCGCGGGGCACAGcaacaccacccacccccccccgccccggatcGCTCCCGACACCCAGCCCGAGCATCCCTCGGATTGCCCCAAGCACCCCGGAGCATCCCCCAGACGGTCCCCGACACCTAACCCCAGCATCCCCCGCGTCAGCCCGGGTACCTCGGAGCATCCCTCGGCtcgccccagcccggccccgccgctccggccGTACCTCCAGGGGAGATGCTCAACGTTATGGATTTCTCCTGCCCGGACCCGCTTTATTCCAAATACGAGGAGAGCTGCGAGATGAAAACCGGAGACCTGCAGGGTTTGGGGCAGCCTGAGCAGCAACTTCTGGCAGAGGCCGATTTCCTGGGAGGTAAGGGCaggggggagccgggcagggatGAGGGGCCCCACTGGGAGTGATAGCTGCAGCCAGGAATCGGGCATcttcccctcctcagcccccagcctgctcccagcccctggcTGTGGGTTCGACAGCCCCCCGCTAGCCCAgggtgggggtcctgggggtcctgctggggaaggggtgtgAAACCCAGGGCTCCCTGTGCAATTCCGAGGACCCGGCTAGGACGGGGACCTCACAGTGACGCAATATCAGCCTCCCGCTGTTTCCCAGTatcccgccccccccaccccgccccatccctccatccctctaaCCACCGTCCCCTCTGCATCCCCAGGTGAGCTGCTGGGTGCCCCAATGAGCGGCGGAGCGGTGGATTACtccctcctgggcagccagcCCTCCCCTTCGCTCAGCTACACTGGCAGCTTCTTCATCAAGGCGGTACCGGAGCATCCCCAGGACCAGGAATCCCTCTTCAACCTGATGTCGGGGATCCTGGGCATCTCCCCCTTCGCCTCCTCCGAGGGCCACCAAAGGCACCTGGATGCTCTTTACCCCTGTCCCGAAGTGGCTCAGAGCCAGCTGGACCTTTACACTGCCTGCCAGTCTGAAATGAACGGATCCACCCAAGCCTCCTTCCCGGAGCAGGGCTACAGTGGCTTCCCCACGGCGGAGGGTGCTCAATCCCTCCAGGCACAACCCACCTTAGGAAACACCTCGCAGTGCTTCTTCCAGCCCAAGCTCCTGGACAACAAGCAGGACATCAAGCTGCCCTCCGGTTCCCCACCCCTGGACAAGTTTAAAGCCTCCTGCGCCCAGTGGGAGCCCGTCACCCAGCATCAGGCCTACTTGCCCACCAGCTACCATTCTCCTGAAGCCTTCCCGGCTGGGGAGGGCAGCCAGGGGCTGTTCCACCCGCTGGGCTCCAAGATGGAGAACGTCTTGTCCGTCAGCTGCCAGTCGGAGCTCGGCAGCCTGGCGGAGGATGCTGCCTGCTTCAGCACCCATCTGGGCTTCGGCTGCGAGCCAGAAAACTTCCCGGCCCGTGGGGACTTTGCAGACACCAAGATCCACAACCTCCCTCCTCCATTAATGCCGGAGTTCGACACCTCCTTGGCCCAGCCTGAAGTCCTGCCGGGTCTGATGAGCTCTGCTGAGCTCCTCCATCCTCACCCCTCACCCTCCATCCCCCCCACGGACTTTTTG encodes:
- the EGR4 gene encoding early growth response protein 4 translates to MLNVMDFSCPDPLYSKYEESCEMKTGDLQGLGQPEQQLLAEADFLGGELLGAPMSGGAVDYSLLGSQPSPSLSYTGSFFIKAVPEHPQDQESLFNLMSGILGISPFASSEGHQRHLDALYPCPEVAQSQLDLYTACQSEMNGSTQASFPEQGYSGFPTAEGAQSLQAQPTLGNTSQCFFQPKLLDNKQDIKLPSGSPPLDKFKASCAQWEPVTQHQAYLPTSYHSPEAFPAGEGSQGLFHPLGSKMENVLSVSCQSELGSLAEDAACFSTHLGFGCEPENFPARGDFADTKIHNLPPPLMPEFDTSLAQPEVLPGLMSSAELLHPHPSPSIPPTDFLSHPTSSSIPSLLPTNPPALAEPKKKTRRTKCSSKCFCPKPHEKAFACPVENCIRSFARSDELNRHLRIHTGHKPFQCRICLRNFSRSDHLTTHIRTHTGEKPFSCDTCGRRFARSDEKKRHSKVHLKQKARTEEKLKGLGFFSVGLSFGTL